The following is a genomic window from Brevibacterium limosum.
GTCCCCGACTCGGTCGAGAACCACTCGCGTCGGGCACTCGGGATCGAAGGCGTCGCCTTCCCAGTGAACTCTCATGGCCATACCCCAATAGTATCTTTGAGGTACTCGATATCCCAAAGATACCTTAGGAATGTCAGACTACGACTTCCACCGTGCATCGCCGCTGCGCCGCACGAAGAACGGAGAGACTCTTATGAAGATCGCACTCTTTGGAGCATCGGGAATGATCGGCTCTCGCGTCGTCGCCGAGGCGGCCGACCGCGGGATCGAGGTCACCGCCCTCACCCGTTCCGGCACCGAGGTGGCAGGAGCCAGCCGCTCGCTCACCGGCGATATGGCCGACGCCGATCTCGCTGCGCGCATGGCCGCCGAGCATGATGTCATCGTCTCGACCACCGGGCCCAGCCGGACCGGCGGAGACCACCACGAATGGCTCGACGCACTCGCCACCTTGGCCGAGGCCAGCGGCGACACCCGCCTATTCATCGTCGGCGGTGCCGGTTCCCTGTTCGCCGGGGACACGATGCTCAAGGACACCGAGGGCTTCCCCGACGCCTACAAGGCAGAGGCCGAGACCGG
Proteins encoded in this region:
- a CDS encoding NAD(P)-dependent oxidoreductase; this translates as MSDYDFHRASPLRRTKNGETLMKIALFGASGMIGSRVVAEAADRGIEVTALTRSGTEVAGASRSLTGDMADADLAARMAAEHDVIVSTTGPSRTGGDHHEWLDALATLAEASGDTRLFIVGGAGSLFAGDTMLKDTEGFPDAYKAEAETGTKALELLRAKNPSPWTLIPPAPEIGPGERTGKYSSELEVPAGDFISAEDFAVAMVDEIADPKHIDARFTVANR